CCGATGCGTTGGCCGCGCTGGAGGACCTGGCCCTCGTGGATCGAGCAGACGATCGTCCTGCGCGAGCATCCCCGCGACCTGCCGGACCGCCGCCATCGGGTAGCCGCGCGTCGGGTGGACCAGGACGATCAGGTTCGACTCGTTGTCCTCGGCCGACTCGGGCTTGAGCGTGTTGAGATGCGCGCCGTCCTTGTGCGCGATGGATGTGACCTCGGAGTGGTAGGGGCTGTAGTTGATGTGGCCGTCGAACACGCTCATGAAGATGCGGACGCACGTCGCGGGGCCGTCGAGCGGGGCGTAGTGCTCGATCTCGTGGACGGAGCTGATCCGGCCGTCGGAGGGGGCGGTCATGACACCGCGCTGGGTCGGCGTGCGGCGGTCGGTGTCGCGGAAAAACGCGAGCAGCGCGGCCGTGACGAGCACGATCACCGGGACCAGCCACCACCACCACAGCAGCAGCGCCGCGACCGAGAGCAGCACGCCGATGGCCGTGATCGTCATCGTTTCCTGTTTCGCAAGCGGGCTGAGCATGGTCGGCACGGGGTCCACTGAGAGTCGTCAACGCTGCCGGCGTAGTCACCCGCGGCCGGAGGTGTATTGTAGCCGGGCGCGGGTGTGGATCGCGCCGGGCTTTCCACAAGCGGCCCGACGGATGGAATCCGTGGGCTTCGCGTGAGGGTTTT
The sequence above is a segment of the Phycisphaeraceae bacterium D3-23 genome. Coding sequences within it:
- a CDS encoding phosphatidylserine decarboxylase codes for the protein MLSPLAKQETMTITAIGVLLSVAALLLWWWWLVPVIVLVTAALLAFFRDTDRRTPTQRGVMTAPSDGRISSVHEIEHYAPLDGPATCVRIFMSVFDGHINYSPYHSEVTSIAHKDGAHLNTLKPESAEDNESNLIVLVHPTRGYPMAAVRQVAGMLAQDDRLLDPRGPGPPARPTHRPHQTRLNHRALYRPRPCAGPGPSGPEGRRRHDRPRADHAQGRRGHRRKARAWRSGGGRHT